GGCGAGAAACTCGTCCATATTGCGTTTGAGACGGAGCGCTGAGCGCGCGCCGGGCTTGCCCAGGGCTGCCAGTTGCTCGATTCTCGTCTCGCGGAGGGAGACGAGAGAGAACTCCGCCGCGACGAAAAAGGCCGTCGCAAGGATGAAGATCGCGACGGTGAGTGCTCGGAAGAGTGCCCACTCCAACATGGCTAGAGTTTAGCGGATGCGGACACAGAAAAGCCCGGCGGGTTAGCCGGGCTTTCTGTATTCCCAAAGCGATGTCTTAGGCAAGGACCTTGGTGACACTGGCGTCGATGGTTTCTTTGGGGACGTAGCCGACGATCTGCTCGGCAACTTTGCCGTCCTTGAAGATCAACAACGCGGGGATGCCACGGATACCGTACTTGCCGGGGGTCGCGTTATTGCGATCAACGTCCATTTTCATGACCTTGAGCTTGCCGTTGTAGGTCTCAGCGACCTGATCGACGATGGGTGCGAGGGCACGACACGGTCCGCACCAGGAAGCCCAGAAATCTACAAGAACGGGCTGGTCGGATTTAAGGACGTCCTGTTCAAAGGTGGCGTCGTTTACCTCGGTGACATATTGTCCTGCCATGTCTTTACTTCTCCTTAGGGTGTTGCTGCTGCTTCAGCAAAGCGTGCGCGAGGCCTTACTTTAGCGGGGGCGCGTGTTGCTGGTCAAAGGTATAGATGCAGGGAGTGCTCAGAAAGGTTCAAGGCGGAGTAGCTCTTATGGGGCATCGCCTCTACCTCTGATAGGTGTCCATCTGAGAAAATGATGGATATGTCCCCTTTTGAAGATACAGCTATGACCTCCGCGCCAACCTCCTCCACCCATAGCTCGGCCAAAGGCTCCATTCCAGGGGAGATCGTCCTCTCGACGAAGGAGTTTCGCGAGGCAGTCTGGGAGATGGAACCGAAGATTGCCGTCTTCGACTGCGATGGAACGCTCTGGTCGCCCGATGCCGGTTCCGGATTTCTGCAATGGACGATCGATACCGGCCTTCTTTCCGAGGAAGCGACGCAGCGCATCACGGCACGGCACC
This genomic stretch from Terriglobus saanensis SP1PR4 harbors:
- the trxA gene encoding thioredoxin, whose protein sequence is MAGQYVTEVNDATFEQDVLKSDQPVLVDFWASWCGPCRALAPIVDQVAETYNGKLKVMKMDVDRNNATPGKYGIRGIPALLIFKDGKVAEQIVGYVPKETIDASVTKVLA